The following proteins come from a genomic window of Populus nigra chromosome 6, ddPopNigr1.1, whole genome shotgun sequence:
- the LOC133697615 gene encoding inorganic pyrophosphatase TTM2-like: MAKDTSEAESHPKRLGLLKDQVRSTKKKDSDRFEIVPIQNPLSFEKGFFVVIRACQLLAQKNDGIILVGIAGPSGAGKTIFTEKILNFLPSVAVISMDNYNDSSRIVDGNFDDPRLTDYDTLLKNVHDLKAGKPAEVPIYDFKSSTRTGYRTLEVPSSRIVIIEGIYALSANLRPLLDLRVSVTGGVHFDLVKRVLRDIQRAGQEPEEIIQQISETVYPMYKAFIEPDLQTAHIKIINKFNPFSGFQSPTYILKSARKVTVDQIKAVLSEDQKETMEQIYDIYLLPPGEDPETCQSYLRMRNKDGKYNLMFEEWVADVPFIISPRITFEVTVKLLSGLMALGYTIAAILQRSSHIFSDDRVCVKIDWLGQLNRQYVQVQGRDRLVVKFIAEQLGLEGSYTPRTYIEQIQLERLVNEVMALPDDLKTKLSLDEDLVSSPKEALLRASADRVARRLKNGKSGMSHSYSSQRDKNLSKLTGLAATSKRFDDRNLESPAALANQGAITQLSEQISSLNDRMDEFTTCIEELNSKLTIKKNSPSQQNMALQAEVCNGSAPASYFVSGSGNTSLNGSRMFNSSSSSQLAKESPLMEELSGIARSQRQVMLRLDTLSNLVRDSLGERSQEVRKNRNRLIVRDGQVPLIAALAVGCVGLCWLVRARNGL; the protein is encoded by the exons ATGGCTAAAGATACTTCTGAAGCTGAATCACACCCAAAACGGCTGGGACTCTTGAAAGATCAAGTCAGATCAACTAAGAAAAAGGACTCTGATCGCTTTGAGATAGTTCCAATCCAAAATCCTCTGTCATTTGAGAAgggattttttgttgttatccGTGCCTGCCAATTGTTAGCACAAAAGAATGATGGAATAATACTGGTAGGTATAGCAGGCCCTTCAGGAGCTGGGAAGACCATTTTCACTGAAAAAATTCTCAACTTCTTGCCCAGCGTTGCTGTCATATCAATGGACAACTACAATGATTCAAGCCGAATTGTCGATGGCAATTTTGATG ACCCACGCTTGACGGACTATGACACATTGCTCAAGAATGTTCATGATTTAAAGGCAGGGAAACCAGCTGAGGTTCCAATCTATGATTTCAAGTCTAGCACAAGAACAGGATACAG GACACTCGAAGTACCATCTTCTCGTATAGTGATTATTGAAGGAATCTATGCTCTAAGTGCAAATCTGCGACCTTTGTTAGACCTCCGAGTATCTGTGACTGGGGGAGTTCACTTTGACCTTGTAAAACGGGttttaagggacatccaacgtGCTGGCCAAGAACCAGAGGAAATAATTCAACAGATATCTGAAACG GTATATCCAATGTACAAAGCCTTTATTGAGCCAGATCTCCAAACAGcgcatataaaaattataaataagttcAACCCCTTCTCTGGATTCCAAAGTCCAACTTATATATTAAAG TCAGCAAGAAAGGTAACGGTGGACCAGATCAAAGCTGTTCTCTCTGAAGACCAAAAAGAGACAATGGAGCAGATTTATGACATATATCTTTTACCACCTGGTGAAGATCCAGAAACATGCCAATCGTATCTGAGGATGCGAAATAAAGATGGGAAATACAATCTTATGTTTGAG GAATGGGTTGCAGATGTTCCATTTATCATATCACCAAGGATCACTTTTGAAGTCACTGTTAAACTCCTTAGTGGGCTGATGGCCTTGGGATACACAATAGCTGCTATCCTTCAAAGAAGTAGCCATATATTCTCTGATGATAGAGTGTGTGTGAAAATTGATTGGTTAGGACAACTTAATCGTCAATATGTTCAG GTGCAAGGAAGAGATCGGTTGGTTGTAAAATTCATTGCAGAGCAGCTAGGTTTGGAAGGTTCATACACTCCACGTACCTATATAGAACAGATTCAACTAGAAAGGCTTGTAAATGAGGTCATG GCTTTGCCAGATGACTTGAAGACAAAGCTCAGCTTAGATGAGGATCTGGTTTCAAGCCCCAAAGAAGCACTTTTGCGAGCCTCTGCTGATAGAGTTGCCAGGAGACTTAAGAATGGCAAAAG TGGCATGTCACATTCATATTCCTCTCAAAGGGACAAGAACCTGTCCAAGCTTACTGGGCTTGCTGCAACCAGTAAAAGGTTTGATGATAGAAATCTGGAGTCACCAGCTGCACTAGCCAACCAG GGAGCCATAACTCAACTTTCAGAACAGATTTCTTCACTAAATGACAGAATGGATGAGTTCACAACATGTATTGAAGAGTTAAATTCCAAGCTAACCATCAAGAAGAATTCTCCTAGCCAACAAAACATGGCTCTCCAAGCTGAAGTGTGCAATGGTTCTGCTCCAGCTTCTTACTTCGTATCTGGTTCAGGCAATACTTCCTTGAATGGATCCAGAATGTTCAATTCCTCATCTTCATCCCAGTTGGCTAAGGAGTCACCTTTAATGGAGGAG CTATCAGGAATTGCCCGATCGCAACGTCAAGTCATGCTTCGGTTAGATACGTTGAGCAATCTTGTTCGTGATAGCTTGGGAGAGAGGTCTCAGGAAGTGAGAAAAAACAGGAATAGATTGATTGTCCGTGATGGCCAAGTACCTCTTATTGCAGCTTTGGCGGTTGGGTGCGTTGGACTGTGTTGGCTTGTTCGAGCTCGAAATGGACTCTAG